A single window of Pseudarthrobacter psychrotolerans DNA harbors:
- a CDS encoding endo-alpha-N-acetylgalactosaminidase family protein, with translation MSASFPQVVTYTDVRTGATLNGTAEQLNTITINGTEQPVSTTSAKTDAGSVNYVMTVPGMGGITLEARLSVEGSAVNFNVTNINDTAANKVSTLQLPKLNLATVSSAEPAAQVSAANLSADRGATGDEFIPVTGSTPLDAVAKSSAYVLANTSQLAAAFESNALYDTSSGPGAKDKGRFWRQAVSDGAGGVKMGVASGQWLYRSAGSDKTEELPWTRVAITADANADSVVDWQDAAIAMRSIEVKAFKGEQTPDNVITHIPFNFASQATHPFLRTLDDVKRISLATDGLGQVAMLKGYTSEGHDSANTDYGNNFNSRAGGLDDLNKLVSEGKEWNASFGVHINATEIYPEAKSFSEDLLTAGKRLGWNWLDQSYLINQRQDINSGKLAERIKELADATDDNLDFAYVDVYYEYGWLAETIQKELIRNGFRVGSEWADHLSRNNTWSHWANDENYGGSSNKGINSQILRFINNTQSDVWNPDPKLGVSHIVEFEGWTGQNDYNAFTKNVWESNVPAKFLQHHEISKWTADRIDLADGVSVTGNTAAERTITVGGTPVLKGGDYLLPWSSKENDKNDKLYGYSTAGGAQNWALTAEFAQSESAELFKLTDNGRVKVADVPVVSGSVSYPAEAGQAYVLAPKGNKAALPKKADFGSGTVIADPGFNADGLAAWSPQGAVAQVRDDKGRRYAELGAGASSISQSLNKLDAGIYSVSAWIEVEPGKSRPATLSVQLDKGAAQTYTVDSSTATNYMAGDEKTGTNFQRVRVLVDVPKENSKATLKLTAGDGSAKVRVDDFRAVKTSRVATTGILSEDFENVDQGWGPFVKGDAGGSTDPRTHITERHEPFTQKGWDGNVIDETLSGNWSLIAHDENMAPDGSPGLVYRTADTTVKFQAGHKYKASFDYQNSQDGQYAWVSGYDTPTGPSITGRQDIGKKTDTTRFEQQFTAGSCGSYFVGLERTAAAEGSNFTLDNVLIEDLGASTEVPACATVSGTLGADVIQQGKATDFTTVLNSTEPAPISGVEVKLALPEGWTATATDASTATALPAGGSLTTKWKVTAPADADGSSQIGITGTYSTTTAPAGARTVTGSTTVKTLPKAPQGTVFASDHEWVSASNGWGPVEKDLANGEAGAGDGPPLTLNGVEYTKGLGAHAPSTIRYFLGGYCTRFTAAVGVDDAQATRGSVTFSVVADGRNLVTTPVLRPTSDTVNLDVNVSGAQYVDLVAGTTADGNGNDHADWADAKFTCSSTATVPPVTPPAGDLSGTVFASDLPWVSSTNGWGPAERDMANGESAAGDGPAIKLDGVSYSKGIGAHADSSVRINTQAKCQSFEATVGVDDVKLNKGLHGSVIFIVKGDGVELYRSPVVSADTAALPLNVDISGRQDVELIAYSNGDDTGDDWADWADARVLCNT, from the coding sequence GTGTCCGCTTCGTTTCCACAAGTGGTGACGTACACGGATGTACGCACCGGCGCCACGCTGAACGGAACCGCAGAGCAGCTGAACACCATCACCATCAACGGCACGGAACAACCGGTTTCGACGACGTCAGCCAAGACCGACGCCGGGTCGGTGAACTATGTCATGACCGTTCCGGGGATGGGTGGCATCACCTTGGAAGCCCGCCTCTCCGTGGAGGGGAGCGCCGTCAATTTCAACGTTACGAATATCAATGACACCGCGGCGAACAAGGTTTCGACGCTGCAGCTGCCCAAGCTGAACCTGGCAACTGTGTCCTCTGCTGAACCCGCGGCGCAGGTATCTGCTGCCAACCTTTCAGCGGACCGCGGCGCCACCGGTGATGAATTCATCCCGGTAACCGGTTCAACGCCCCTGGATGCTGTTGCCAAGAGCTCCGCCTATGTGCTTGCGAACACTTCCCAGCTCGCGGCCGCGTTTGAATCCAACGCCCTCTATGACACCTCCTCCGGCCCCGGCGCCAAGGACAAGGGGCGCTTTTGGCGCCAAGCCGTCAGCGACGGCGCAGGCGGGGTGAAGATGGGCGTTGCCAGCGGACAGTGGCTCTACCGGAGCGCCGGTTCCGATAAGACCGAGGAACTGCCGTGGACGCGGGTGGCCATAACCGCGGATGCCAACGCTGATTCCGTGGTGGACTGGCAGGACGCTGCGATCGCCATGCGGTCCATTGAGGTCAAGGCCTTCAAAGGCGAACAGACGCCGGACAACGTCATTACGCACATTCCGTTCAATTTCGCTTCACAGGCGACTCACCCGTTCCTGCGCACGCTCGATGACGTCAAGCGCATCTCCCTGGCCACGGACGGCCTCGGACAGGTGGCCATGCTCAAGGGCTACACATCCGAGGGCCACGACTCCGCCAACACGGACTACGGCAACAACTTCAACTCCCGTGCCGGCGGCCTTGATGACCTGAACAAGCTGGTCTCCGAGGGCAAGGAATGGAATGCCTCCTTCGGCGTTCACATCAACGCGACAGAGATCTACCCCGAGGCCAAATCCTTCAGCGAAGACCTGCTGACGGCCGGCAAGCGCCTCGGCTGGAACTGGCTGGATCAGTCCTATTTGATCAACCAGCGCCAGGACATCAACTCCGGCAAGCTCGCTGAGCGCATTAAGGAACTCGCCGACGCCACCGATGACAACCTCGATTTCGCGTATGTCGATGTCTACTACGAGTATGGCTGGCTCGCCGAAACCATCCAGAAAGAACTGATCAGGAATGGCTTCCGCGTTGGTTCCGAGTGGGCCGACCACCTGAGCCGAAACAACACCTGGTCGCACTGGGCCAATGACGAGAACTACGGTGGCAGCAGCAACAAGGGCATCAACTCGCAAATTTTGCGCTTCATCAACAACACCCAGTCCGATGTGTGGAACCCGGATCCCAAGCTTGGTGTCTCCCACATCGTCGAGTTCGAGGGGTGGACCGGCCAGAACGATTACAACGCCTTCACCAAGAACGTCTGGGAGTCCAACGTTCCGGCCAAGTTCCTGCAGCACCACGAAATCTCCAAGTGGACCGCCGACAGGATCGATCTGGCCGACGGCGTCTCCGTCACCGGCAACACGGCCGCGGAGCGCACCATCACGGTGGGAGGAACGCCTGTCCTGAAGGGCGGCGACTACCTGCTTCCCTGGTCCTCCAAGGAAAACGACAAGAATGACAAGCTCTACGGCTACAGCACCGCAGGAGGCGCCCAGAACTGGGCCCTGACAGCAGAATTTGCCCAGTCGGAGTCCGCTGAGCTGTTCAAGCTCACCGACAATGGCCGGGTCAAGGTTGCCGACGTGCCCGTCGTGTCCGGAAGCGTCAGCTACCCGGCCGAGGCCGGACAGGCCTACGTCCTGGCGCCCAAGGGCAACAAAGCAGCCCTGCCGAAGAAAGCGGACTTCGGCTCCGGCACCGTCATTGCCGATCCCGGCTTCAACGCCGACGGCCTGGCCGCATGGTCCCCGCAGGGCGCCGTCGCCCAGGTCAGGGACGACAAGGGCCGCCGCTACGCCGAACTTGGCGCTGGCGCTTCCAGCATTTCCCAGTCACTGAATAAGCTCGACGCCGGCATTTACTCGGTGAGCGCCTGGATTGAAGTTGAACCAGGCAAGTCCCGTCCCGCCACCCTGTCCGTCCAGCTGGACAAGGGTGCGGCACAGACCTACACCGTCGACAGTTCAACAGCCACCAACTACATGGCAGGCGACGAGAAGACCGGCACCAACTTCCAGCGGGTACGGGTGCTGGTCGATGTGCCGAAGGAGAACTCCAAGGCAACGCTCAAGCTCACCGCCGGTGACGGTTCGGCCAAGGTCCGGGTTGATGACTTCCGCGCCGTCAAGACCTCCCGGGTAGCCACCACGGGGATCCTGAGCGAGGACTTCGAGAACGTCGACCAGGGCTGGGGCCCGTTCGTCAAGGGCGACGCCGGCGGTTCCACCGACCCGCGCACGCACATCACGGAACGGCACGAGCCCTTCACCCAGAAGGGCTGGGACGGGAATGTCATCGACGAAACGCTCAGCGGCAACTGGTCGCTGATTGCCCACGACGAGAACATGGCACCCGACGGCAGCCCGGGGCTGGTCTACCGCACCGCGGATACCACCGTGAAGTTCCAGGCCGGCCACAAGTACAAAGCCTCCTTCGACTACCAGAACTCCCAGGACGGGCAGTACGCCTGGGTATCCGGATACGACACTCCCACCGGACCGAGCATTACCGGCAGACAGGACATCGGCAAGAAGACCGACACCACCCGGTTCGAGCAGCAGTTCACGGCCGGTAGTTGCGGTTCCTACTTTGTGGGCCTGGAGCGCACGGCTGCGGCCGAGGGTTCCAATTTCACCCTGGATAATGTCCTGATTGAAGACCTGGGTGCGTCGACTGAGGTGCCCGCCTGTGCAACGGTTTCGGGCACGTTGGGCGCTGACGTGATCCAGCAGGGCAAGGCCACGGACTTCACCACTGTCCTGAATTCGACCGAACCTGCCCCGATCTCCGGCGTAGAGGTCAAGCTGGCTCTCCCTGAGGGGTGGACTGCCACTGCCACCGATGCCTCCACGGCCACTGCCCTGCCTGCCGGTGGGTCGCTGACTACCAAGTGGAAGGTCACCGCTCCGGCTGATGCTGACGGAAGCTCCCAGATTGGCATCACAGGGACGTACTCCACCACTACCGCTCCGGCAGGCGCACGGACGGTCACCGGTTCCACAACTGTCAAGACCCTGCCCAAGGCACCACAGGGCACGGTGTTCGCCAGTGACCACGAGTGGGTCAGTGCGAGCAACGGCTGGGGCCCGGTGGAGAAGGATCTCGCCAACGGTGAGGCGGGTGCCGGTGACGGCCCCCCGCTGACGCTCAACGGCGTCGAGTACACGAAGGGCCTGGGCGCTCACGCTCCTTCCACCATCCGGTACTTCCTGGGTGGATATTGCACCAGGTTCACGGCAGCAGTAGGCGTGGATGACGCGCAGGCGACGCGTGGTTCCGTCACTTTCAGTGTTGTGGCCGATGGCCGCAACCTGGTGACCACGCCAGTGCTCCGCCCCACAAGCGACACGGTCAATCTGGACGTCAACGTCAGCGGCGCACAGTACGTGGACCTGGTGGCAGGGACCACGGCGGACGGCAACGGTAACGACCACGCCGACTGGGCGGATGCAAAGTTCACCTGTTCCAGCACCGCGACTGTTCCGCCCGTGACGCCGCCCGCCGGGGATCTCTCCGGTACGGTGTTCGCTTCCGACCTTCCCTGGGTGAGTTCCACCAATGGCTGGGGACCGGCGGAGCGCGACATGGCCAACGGCGAGAGCGCGGCCGGCGACGGTCCCGCGATCAAGCTTGATGGCGTGAGTTACTCCAAGGGCATCGGTGCGCATGCTGACTCCAGCGTCAGGATCAACACCCAGGCAAAGTGCCAGTCCTTCGAGGCCACGGTGGGTGTTGATGACGTCAAACTGAACAAGGGACTTCACGGCTCCGTGATTTTCATTGTCAAGGGCGACGGCGTCGAGTTGTACCGAAGTCCCGTGGTCAGCGCCGACACCGCGGCGTTGCCACTGAACGTGGATATCTCCGGACGGCAGGATGTCGAACTCATCGCCTACAGTAATGGCGATGATACGGGCGATGACTGGGCCGACTGGGCGGATGCAAGGGTCCTCTGCAATACATAG
- a CDS encoding DeoR/GlpR family DNA-binding transcription regulator produces MTRTDRLAAILDLLAESGEIEIEDIVEKLGVSPATARRDLDSLAKQQLLTRTHGGATTGSVAYDLPGRYNRDDNAEAKQRIALAASALVMPGSVIGLSGGTTTTALAQALATRPDLSVRSDRPMLTVVTNAINIAARLAVRPNIKVMVTGGILSPRSYELVGPYTELLMDRIALDMAFIGVNGIDPVLGPTISDEGEAAINILMARRAAVSYVLADSSKVGKRAFATMAGYTFARLLTDAGISAKDKAAFEATGTKVSVAS; encoded by the coding sequence ATGACCCGCACCGATCGGCTCGCAGCGATACTTGATCTGCTCGCCGAATCGGGGGAAATCGAGATCGAAGACATCGTTGAGAAACTCGGCGTCTCACCGGCCACGGCCCGCCGAGACCTTGACAGCCTCGCCAAGCAGCAGCTCCTCACCCGCACCCACGGGGGAGCAACAACCGGTTCTGTCGCCTACGACCTTCCTGGCCGCTACAACAGGGACGACAACGCCGAAGCAAAGCAACGTATCGCCCTGGCAGCTTCCGCCCTTGTCATGCCGGGCTCGGTCATCGGCCTTTCCGGAGGAACCACGACGACGGCCCTTGCCCAGGCGCTGGCCACCCGCCCCGACCTCAGCGTGAGATCGGACCGCCCGATGTTGACGGTGGTAACCAACGCCATAAATATCGCCGCGCGCCTGGCCGTCCGGCCAAACATCAAGGTCATGGTCACCGGGGGGATCCTGAGCCCGCGCTCCTACGAACTCGTGGGACCCTACACCGAGCTCCTGATGGATCGAATCGCCCTCGATATGGCATTCATAGGTGTCAACGGCATCGATCCCGTCCTGGGTCCCACCATCTCTGACGAAGGCGAAGCCGCGATCAATATCCTGATGGCCCGCCGGGCAGCGGTGTCCTACGTACTCGCGGATTCCTCCAAGGTGGGCAAGCGTGCCTTTGCGACCATGGCCGGCTATACGTTCGCCCGGCTGCTCACGGATGCGGGCATTTCGGCTAAAGACAAGGCCGCTTTCGAAGCCACAGGAACGAAAGTGTCCGTCGCTTCATAG
- a CDS encoding LacI family DNA-binding transcriptional regulator, which produces MTAQTGRRSVAMRDVALAAGVSAQTVSRVLSDHPNVQERTRTKVLAAVEQLGYRLNHTPRALATGRSMTVGFITLASSFYSRAALALGVEQAARDAGYTVNTATTASLDASAVGVAINRLIEQGVDGLIIAVPLIDLDEALEKLIRVLPTVTLDGSGTSSADVVAIDQSIAVRLATEHLLDLGHRTVWHVAGPPQWSDAISRVAGWRAALNEAGREVPPELYGDWSPESGYRNGLLLARMPEVTAVLVASDEMAFGLIRAMIELGRRVPEDVSVVGIDNIALAAYANPPLTTVSQSFEQTGRRAFEHLQRQLKEPGSTFEAEVVAPELIIRATTCPPGR; this is translated from the coding sequence ATGACAGCACAGACAGGACGACGAAGTGTTGCCATGCGCGATGTGGCTCTGGCCGCCGGGGTATCGGCACAGACGGTTTCCAGGGTTCTCAGCGATCACCCCAATGTTCAGGAGCGCACCCGCACAAAGGTCCTGGCCGCCGTCGAACAGCTGGGATACAGGCTCAACCACACGCCCCGCGCCCTCGCAACAGGGCGTTCGATGACGGTCGGCTTCATCACGCTTGCCTCAAGTTTTTACTCCCGGGCCGCGTTGGCCCTCGGGGTTGAGCAGGCCGCGCGGGACGCGGGCTATACCGTCAACACGGCGACAACAGCCTCATTGGACGCATCGGCGGTGGGTGTGGCCATCAACAGACTCATCGAACAGGGTGTTGACGGCCTGATCATTGCCGTCCCCCTCATTGATCTCGACGAGGCGCTGGAAAAGCTCATCCGCGTTCTCCCCACGGTCACACTGGACGGATCCGGCACTTCGTCGGCTGACGTTGTTGCAATAGACCAGTCCATCGCTGTCCGGCTCGCGACGGAGCACCTCCTGGATCTTGGACATCGCACTGTCTGGCATGTGGCCGGACCGCCCCAGTGGTCGGATGCGATCAGCCGCGTTGCCGGCTGGCGGGCGGCTCTGAATGAGGCCGGACGCGAGGTTCCCCCGGAACTCTACGGAGACTGGTCCCCCGAATCGGGCTACCGCAACGGTCTCCTGCTGGCACGGATGCCGGAAGTTACCGCCGTCCTGGTTGCCAGCGATGAAATGGCCTTTGGCCTCATCCGGGCCATGATCGAGCTGGGTCGACGCGTACCCGAGGACGTTTCAGTTGTCGGAATCGACAACATTGCCCTGGCCGCCTACGCGAATCCACCGCTGACCACGGTGAGTCAGTCCTTCGAACAGACCGGGCGCCGGGCATTCGAACACCTGCAGCGACAGCTGAAAGAACCGGGGAGCACCTTCGAAGCTGAAGTCGTGGCCCCGGAACTGATTATTCGCGCCACCACCTGCCCGCCGGGACGTTGA